One window from the genome of Yarrowia lipolytica chromosome 1B, complete sequence encodes:
- a CDS encoding uncharacterized protein (Compare to YALI0B02222g, similar to Saccharomyces cerevisiae YAH1 (YPL252C); ancestral locus Anc_6.288, similar to uniprot|Q12184 Saccharomyces cerevisiae YPL252c Adrenodoxin homolog mitochondrial precursor (Mitochondrial ferredoxin)), with protein sequence MLRTFSRQVLQVSRAVPRTFRPVAPATRLFQTSAPVFHGHVHKPKPGEEIKVTFITKDGEQIEVDTCEGDNLLDIAQANNLDMEGACGGSCACSTCHVIVDPEYYDKLEEPDDDENDMLDLAFGLTETSRLGCQVCMSKDLDGIRIALPAMTRNLQASDFN encoded by the coding sequence ATGCTCCGTACGTTCTCTCGACAGGTTTTGCAGGTTTCCCGGGCCGTTCCACGGACGTTCCGACCCGTTGCCCCGGCCACGCGTCTTTTCCAGACCTCGGCTCCCGTTTTCCACGGTCATGTGCACAAGCCCAAGCCTGGCGAGGAAATCAAGGTCAccttcatcaccaaggacggTGAGCAGATTGAGGTTGACACGTGCGAGGGCGACAATCTGCTGGACATTGCACAGGCCAACAATCTGGACATGGAGGGCGCTTGTGGCGGATCGTGTGCCTGCTCCACTTGCCACGTGATTGTGGACCCCGAGTACTACGACAagttggaggagcctgatgatgatgagaacGACATGCTGGATCTGGCATTTGGCCTCACCGAGACCTCGCGTCTGGGCTGCCAGGTGTGTATGTCCAAGGATCTGGATGGAATCCGAATCGCCCTGCCTGCCATGACTCGAAACTTGCAGGCTTCCGATTTCAACTAA